The DNA region GAAAAGGTTTAATGGTTAATTACATGATCCCCTGATCTCTATCAGGGGATCTTTATAAACGCTTTGTGTGTTTATAAGTTTTAATCCTTCCCGAGAAGGGCTTATTTAAGGAAACTATAAACCTATTTCAGGACGAGACAGTTTCTGGGTTAACCACCAATAGACCCGGGGGAAATGAGCTTTGGAAACAGGAGCTAATTTTTTTTAAGTTAATGATGCACAAGTTCGAGTTTGTAAAAGATGATCCAGGGAAGCTAACAAAAATAATTATCAGTCAGGTCGGAAGAAACGGAGGCGAAAAAGTGAAGTTGGATATCAATTCAAAATTCATCAAATCAACAATCGGTTTCTAAAAGGATAAAAAAGCCGAATGATATTCGTTGCTGATCATAGCGCGCTTAGAAAATTCAAAACCAAACTCACCGATTCAAGTGTACACATATATCCTTCCTTGTCGGAATTAATCAAATGAATCTGTAGACCGGTTTCGCTAATTTCAATCGTTTATTTTCCGGTAAAAAGCGGATAACGAATTTACTTTTGATATAACAGGCGAGGTTGGTGCACCTCCCAGTTCACATTTTGTCTCTCCCTGACTCAAAAAAATATTTGGGCGTAAAGGATAAGTTCATTTAATTTTATAGTACGCGGTTTGCAGTCTCTCTCTTTATTTTTCCTTTTATTCATTTCTTAAAAGTGTTCGACTATGATCCTGTCATGTGTGAAAATCACTATAGCTATGGCATTACTATGTATAGTTGGGGCCGATCCCTGCCTGGCTCAAACAGAATTAAGAATGGAAGCATTGAATCGATATACCATCGTGAAAAGTGATACGGTATTAGTGTTTTACGCAGTGAAACCAGTCGATAAGATCGATTTTGATATCGGCAAGAAGTATTACTGGTATATAAAGGATACAATTATTACGACCCAGGCCGCTGCTGATGGAAAAATTTTACATGGAAGTTTCAGGAAACTATTTAATGATAAGAACCTCGCAGAAGAAGGAACTTTTGATAATGGACTGAAAGATGGGCATTGGAAATCCTGGTATCCCGGCGGGAATTTAAAGATGATGATAAGTTGGGACAAAGGAGAGATGAATGGTGAAGTAATCGAATATGGTGAAAACGGAATGATCATGAAAAAAGGAAAGATGAAGGATAATAAATTCAACGGGTATATTATGACAAAGCAGGCTAACGGCCAGTTCAATAAGGAAATTTATAAAAATGGAGAGCGAGAGAATGTCAAAGACAAGTAACAGAATATTCAATTTCCAATTTAAAGGTAACAGTCTTGTGCTTACCCTGATCATATTTCTCGTTTTATCAACTCTTTGCGTTTCGCTGATATTGACAGGATTTTACAACAAACAACTTGAAAAAACAAATGTGATCAATACAAGATTAAATTACAATCTCGGATCTGCGATCAATCTCGTGTTGGCTGACACTACTCAATTTCAGCAGACAGATACAGATAGTCTTGACCTATTCGGTGACGAAAAAGACTCCGTTGCGATTGTCAGAAAGTCCTGGGGATTTTTTCAATTGGCAGAACTGAGCTCCCATTTTAAACGATTCGAAAAAACGAAGATATTTTTTTATGGCTCAGTATTGCCCAAACAACTTAACGCTTCACTTTATCTTGCCGACCACAACCGGCCACTTTCAATTTCAGGCAATACAAGATTGAATGGCAATGTTTTTTTACCTAAATCGGGAAAAATAGTTTCCGATATTGTTGCCAATACCAGCGGGAGTGCTACACAGGCCACCGGTGAAATAAAGATATCTGAAGATAGCTTACCTGCGATAGCCTTTCAGTTATCGGAAATAAAACATATACTGGATAAAAATTTTAAAGTTCAAATTGAAGATATGGCTATCTCAATGGATTCCCTGCGCCGGTCATTTAACGATGACAGATTAATGATCAGGTTACATGGACGAGTACTACTCGAAAATTGCAAGTTGTCAGGACAAATTCTGATCTGTTCGGATAGTATAATTGAAGTAGGCAAAACTGCTCATCTCGATAATATTATCATGATCGCACCGGTAATAAAATTTGAAAAAGGTTTTTCCGGCAGGCTCCAGGCGTTTGCAAGCGATAGTTTAATCGTTGATGAAAATTGTGAATTCACCTATCCATCAAATATTGTTCTTCTGAAAAAGGAAAAGAATGGTTTACAAAACAAGATGATCATCGGAAACAATTGTGTTATCTCCGGAGCCGTTTTATCAATCTGCCAGGAAAAAGATCATTTCAAAAGCTATATACAGATCGGAACTGGCACCACTATCCATGGGCTGTTATATACAATGGGCTACCTGGATCTATCAGGAAGGATAAAGGGAATAGTGTTGACGGATTATTTTATTTATAAGAGTCCTACAACAGTTTATGAGAATTATTTGGTGAATGCCGAGATAGACAGAAGTCAACTTTCGCCCTATTTTGTTTTTCCATCACTTTTTAATAACGACTCACCAAAAGCAGTAGTTGCATGGGTAAACTGATAAATCCAAGATTGAGATCTGCAACTTTAGTTGAGACTATCGTGGCACTCATAATAGTGCTTGCTCTTACCGTTATCACAGTTACGATACTGGTACAGATCACTGCAACCGGCTATTCATCAAGGATGGCAAAAGCCGATGCATTGCTGAGTCATCATATTTCTGTACTTAAAGCCAGCAATACATTCAGCAATGATGAATTCCAGGAGGGAGAGTTGATGGTTAAAAAGGAAGTATCATATACTGAAAGGAACAGGAAGCTCATACAGGTAAAGGTATCCGTCTATGATCTTGCTGAAAATTTAATAAGAACGCAAAGTATTATTTGTTTGACCGAATGAAAGGTATAAAAGCATTTACAGTTATCGAATTGATCATGACACTGCTGATCAGTGGTATTGTCATCACTATTGCATTTTATGCATTTCTTTTCGTGAATAAACAATTCGGTCACTATATAGCCAGATCTAATCAAATGAATGAGTATGCTCTCTTTAAAAAAGCATTGGAAACTGATTTAAACAGATCGGCCTTCCTCGTAGACTCGGCAGGGATCCTGGTTTGTAAAATGTATGCTAATAGTGACGTGATCTATTTTACTTCCGACGATCTTATAATAAGATATAACGAAATAGCGACAGATTCGTTCAGGATCAAGAACACCGGGTTCACCGCCTCATTTGTTACCGGAACTGATAAGATCATGAATGGCTTATTGGTCAAGTTGGTTTTGATGGGACAGGATATAGAGATGAAATTTGACAAGAACTATTCAGCGGAAGAGTTAATTAACGCAGAAATTAAAGTTAGTGAGTGAAACTATCGACATAAGAAAGATCAGGCGACCACGCAATGCCTCAACAGACGTTCAAATTAATATTTCGAAGGGTGCAAATTTTTGGGATTTTCTGAACAAAGACATCCGTCTTGGCAACAGTAAACTCTCGGACAAGTTAAAAGAAAGTTTTTACCTGGAGCTATGGAGTCTCGTAGATGCCGGAGTCGATATCAAGACAGCGCTTGAACTAGTGAAGCAGGAGCAGAAAAAAACAAAGGTTAGGAAAGTTTTCGAATTTGTTCAAAATGCAATTGTTAGTGGAGCTTTATTCTCTTCAGCTTTAAAAGACGCAAAAGAGTTCAGCGCTTATGAGTATTACAGTGTCCAGATAGGGGAGGAGACCGGAAAGTTATTGAAGGTATTAAAAGAGTTGTCAACTTATTTTGGAAAAAAGATCAAACAACGCCGGCAAATAATCGGCGCGATCACTTACCCTTTAGTTGTTCTTGTAATTGCATTTGCAGCAGTTTCTTTTATGGTCGCCTATGTAGTGCCTATGTTTGCTGATACATTTAAAAGATTTGGATCTGATCTGCCTGCGATCACAAAAGTTGTTATTGCAGTTTCAGGATTTATCAAAAGTTTTATTGGTGTTTTTTTGTTAGCCTTGTTCGGTGTAATTATTTTTTGCGCCTGGCAATCTAAAAATAAATGGTTCAGGAAAATTTCATCCGTTCTTTTATTAAAGATGCCCGTGATGGGAAAAATGGTTCAACAGATATATTTATCGAGGTTTTCAAATACCTTGTCACTATTGATCGGTGCTAAGATACCATTAGTACAAGCGTTGCAGCTAACGAGACAAATGATCAGTTTTTACCCTATTGAAAATTCACTTAACGATATTGAAGAAAAAATCCTTTCGGGTATCGCCTTTCACAAAAGCCTGGCTTGTCATGCAATTTACCCTTCAAAGATGGTTTCGATCGTTAAAGTGGGAGAGGAAGTTAATCAATTGGAACTTTTTTTTGCACGCTTGTCAGAACAATATGCTGCAGAAGTAGAATACCAGGCAACAATGCTTAGCAAATTTATCGAGCCTTTGATAATCGTTATACTTGGATTGATCGTCGGAGTAATATTGATCGCAATGTATTTGCCGCTATTCAGGTTGGGCCAGGCATTTTGATTTTTATTATCAAATTTCAAATTCTGTTTTAAGGTTCATAAAATAATTTCGAACTTTTTATTTTATTTTTTGAAAAAATAAAATAAAATTTTGTCAGTTTCGTTTTTGTGTTTAGATTAGCATTACAATTCCACCCGTTGAAATTATTTTGTCTCTCTCGATAACTAATACCTAGTCTCTCTCCTGATCAAAAGATTGTCTCTCTCTGAAACTCGCTATCGCATTTGCGTTAGAAGAATTCTGCTTTAGATCAAGCTATCATTTTGTTTCTAAATGCCGCGGTGAATACCGGGATAAGGATTCTTTTAACTTTTAATTTCTTTATTATGAGATCTGCTTTGACCAACAACCTCCGACTTGTTTGTTTATTCGTGTTACTGTTCTCAACGATGCAATCAACAGCTCAACAAAATGTCAATGTTGATCTGTTGACAGGAACTGCAAATGTTTCCATTCCACTTTGCACAGTTCAGAAAGGTGATCTAACGGTTCCCATTGGTATTGGTTACAGGGCTGGTGGAATAAAAGTGGAGGATTATAATATGCAGGTCGGTCTTGGTTGGTATTTAATTGCTGAAGCAAGTGTTACGCGCATACTCAAAGGATTTCCTGATGACTTGCAGTTTCTCGGACATTCAAGTTATTCAACAATAAAAGGCTGGCTCAGGACTTCTACCATCCCTGGGCTTGTTGAAAGTTTTTCGATCGCTAATGATGGAAGTACTTCCACATGCACAGACGAAGTTTCGGATTACAATTATATGAATTCAAATTTCTCCGATTATTATGACACAGAGCCAGATATTTTTGCCGCTAGCGCACCTGGTTTAAATATTCAGTTCCTCTTCGATAAGGATGGAAATATTAAAAAATTATCCTCCACCGATGCAAAGATCACTTATGCAACAGATGGCGCTGGTCTTATTAATTCATTTACAATTACCAATGATAGAGGGATAAAATATGTTTTTGATAAGAAAGCATCTTGCGTTCAAACTGTCGATATTGGAATTACTCCCTCATCATTGAATGCATTCAGAAGGGATTACGTATTTTATCGTCACAATAGCGGTGGGGACGTGGCCACCTATACAGCCAAATGGTATATCAATTACATAGAAGATACTAAAGGCAATCAAATAATCTACACCTATGATGGAACAGAAGTAGGAACTCCGTTGCCAAAATCTGAAGAAAAAGCGCAAATAGTAAAATACGTTTCGGGTGCTTATACAAAGCAAGTTTTGTATACTACTACAAAGTACATGTATGAACAGAGAATCAAATATATTAAATCACAGGTGAGTGATGTGATCGCAACTGAAGCCGAATTTAATTGGGAAGGCAGTGTGACAGAGTCGAAACTTGCATCAATTAAATTTAACAGATCGGGTTCATTTGCAAGCTTCACGTATTCAGCGAAGTTTAATAAGAATAATAATCAATCTAATTGGGGTCGCGTTTTTTTGACAAACCTTTCAATCAGCCGAACAGGTAGCAATTTTTTTGGAGAATATAAATTTAAATATTTCGGTATTGATTTTGACAACCCTAATGATTCCTATTTATACAACCCCCAGGATTCAAATGTTGTTAAATCCCAGGATTACTGGGGTTATTACAATGCCGTTGCGAACACTGAACTCACTCCCAGTATTTGGGTGTATCCGGATAACTCCAGCGTGACAAAATTTAAGATCACAGAAATACCTAGTTATGGTGGCAATGTAGTTGCACTTTCAGGTGCCGACAGAAGTGCAACCACAAGTGCCATGTATGGCACGATGACGCAAATAACATACCCAACAGGTGGCGTTACCGTATTGGAGTATGAGAATAAGGATTATCTCGATAAAGATATAAATGCTGCAGTTCTAGGCGGTGGCATACGGATCAAAAAAATTACACATAATGATGGATTGAACACAAATGATGTAACATCTTACAGTTACAACGATCCTTCGACAAGTGTTACTACAGGGAGAGCCATTTCTGAACCACAATTTACATTTGCGATCCCTAATAGTTCAAGTTATGGAACATTAAGCGACCGCGTAAAATATTCTACATATAGAACAGTTTCTAATTTTTCGCAGGAGAGTAGCGAAATACTTTATGGAAAAGTAACCGTCAGCAAAACTAATGGTGGCAAAACAATTTACGAATTCAATACATCAGCTATCTGGGGTGGATCAACTGTTAATGAATGGTCTGAAAATACATCTTACATAAGTAGATACTACACAAGTAATCCATCTACATGTAATGCCATTGCTCCGGATTTTCTGACTAATGGAAAATATAGCTATCCTTTCCCTCCGAATCCAAATTTTGATTTTGAAAGAGGATTGCCGACAAAAGTTACCAGCAAAAGTGAAAGCGGAAATACAGTTTCCGAGGAAACCTATACCTATCAGCGATCACACACTTCACCAATTGTCATTCAGGCTTTAAGATTTGATGATATAATTGATGTTAGAGCTTATGCCAAATACAATATACTTGCAGTGGTTGATAACCTGATAGCTTCACGAACTACAAAAATTTACAGTACCCAATCTCCTTACACTGCCTATACTACCGAAACAGAGACTTATACATACCCGACAAGTGGCGAGCATAGACTACCGAAGAAAATTGAAAAAACAAATAGCGATGGAAATATATATACAAGTTATTTCAGGTATGTCAAGGACCCGGCAGATGGATCAGATGTTGTTTATACCAATACAAGCTCTGGTGGCGACGACTATGACAAATCAATTTATTATCTGAAGGATAAAAATGTAAATGCTAGGATAGAATCCTATCATTCAGCTACTGTAGGTTCTACGGAAAAATTCATAGGTGGTGAGTTGACAGCTTTCAAACCCTTTTACAACAATGAAACGGCGCAGTATATGTATTTGCCATCGGAATCCTGGAAATTCGTTTCTGTTGAAGGCACCACGAGTTTCAGTCCATCAATTGTTTCCAGCGGTACATTGACTAAAGATGCCAAGTATATTAAGACAGGTACCATCCTCGAATATGATTACGGTGGAAATGCTGTTTCCGTCATTGGCAATTCCCGAGTCGCCAATACTGTTCTTTACGAACCTATTAATGATTTAAAGGTCGCTGAATTTAGTAACGCAAAGATTGACGAGATCATGTATAACTGCTTCGACTTTGGCAGTCCATATGGTTATTTTACGAGTGTTTCAAATACTACCTGGACTGAACCAGGTCGGGCAAGTTACAAATGTTTCACCTTGACAAGCTCCTCAAGTTTGTCAAAGTCTGTGACCATGGCGGCAACAAATACAGATATGATCTTTTCGTGCTGGGCTAAAGACGCGACTTCAACAGTTACACTAACCGTCAATCTCTCAGCATCGGGACTCAATTCAAACTATACTATCTCAATACCGGCAGGAACAACCTGGACCTACTATGAAAAAAGGATTCCCAGACCATCTAATTCTTCAGTGACAGTGACAGTCACACTAGATGGAACAATAAAAATTGATGACATTCTTTTCTATCCAGGCAATGCATCAGTTAAAACGTATTCATACGACATTAAGACCTACTCTTCAGGATACACAAGTAAGATATTGACCGCTGAAACAGGAATGGGCGGAACAGCCCGTTACTTCGAATATGACCCTTATGGCAGGCCCTATCTAGTAAAAGATGTAGAAAATAACATTGTTGAAATGAAGGTTTATCGCCAGGTTCATAACTGGCAGGATCTAACTACACCTACTGTCGCCTGGTCAACACCTGTGTATAAGGATGTTTCTACCACATTTACGCCAACTTCGTCTATACCTTATGGTACACAAGGGGTATTATATACCTGGACCTGGGGTGATGGAAGTACTGAAACTTCAACTTCCAGTACCAAAGCACATACTTATACCACAACAGGAAACTTCACGATGACCTGTAAAATAGAAGCTCCCGGATTCACATCACTAACCAGTAGCAATTACACGGTATCTGTAAGCAACCAGCCACCACCACCCGTTTATCCAACTATCTGTGCGGCGGGTATCGCAGAATTGACCTCTTCAAACGAATGTATCCAATATTCATGCAGTGGTTTGAGCGCGAATTGTAGCCAGACAAAATTCAAATTGGTTTCAATAGATGGAGAGAGTTTGAACGACGTAGAAGCCTGGATATGGGAGAAGGCGCCTATTGGCACCGAAAGCTGGACTACTGTTGGCTATACGGATCAGCTTACAATTTCATTCAATCAGTCAACGACTGAATCTTATAAAGTGAGAATTCGAATTGCAATGGTCAGTGGCGCCTGGGGTACTTCGAATTCATTAACTGTACTGAACAATCTAGCATCAAAACCGCAACCTAAACCATAAATATAGTCCCAATGAGAAATAATTATAAATATCTATCTATCGTTGGATTGCTATTGCTTGCAAAAGCGAGTGATGCACAGATCACTCTTACATCTGGTACAGGTTTAATCAGCCAACCGGCGGGAGTAGTAACAGAGATCGTGAAGAAAAGCGGGATAACAGATGCTAGTTTGGTAAATACATTGCAGGCACATGAACGGGTAACTATGTATAGTTATGTAGATGGATTTGGAAGACCATTGCAGAGTATTATATCAGCAGGCAGCCCGAATGGTAAGGATATTATTCAGTTTAATAAATATGATGAGTTTGGGAGGGCAACTAAAAGCTATTTGCCTTTTGAAGCCAGTACAACAAACGGTACTTTCCAGGAACGTTCTACAGCGGAGACGAACCAGGCAAGTTTTTATACAACAAACACAACAACAAATAAGATAGCGTATGACACCAAACCTTGGGCGCAGGCAGATATAGAACAAAGCCCGATGCAGCGACTGCTGAAGCAGGGGAGTGTAGGTAATAATTTTCAAACTGATCAGCATTATCAAATGATGCTGTACCGCACCAATGAAACAGGGGATAACAGTATCAATGGCGGAGTAAGAAAATGGAATGTGGATGGTACGAGCGGCGGTACTTATTCTGCCAATGATCTAACCGTAACAGAAGCGGTGGATGACGGCAGTGCATCTGACCCTGGTCGTACAATTGTGTTTGCCGATAAGATAGGCCGGGTGATCTTAAAAAGGCAAAAGAACGGTTCGGATTATTTTGATACGTATTACGTGTATGACCTGGCGGGTAATGTATCGTATGTAATACCACCGAAGGCAGTAATAAAAATGAACAGCGTCGGATGGAATGTAAGTAATGTGCCCAATCTTATTTTTTCATACAAGTATGATGTAAAAGGAAGAGTGACAGAAAAAAAAGTTCCGAATGCGCAAGTGATCTATATGGTATATGATCCGCTTGATCGTGTAGTGTTGGTACAGGATGGCAAGATGCGCGTAGGCAACAAATGGCATTATACAAAGTATGACAACCGCTTCCGGAGTATTACAGAAGGAATCTATACGGATGCTACTCATACTTCACTCAGCAGTATGCAAAGTTATGTGGATGGACTTAGTTGTTATGCATCAAGTACTACCTACTATGAGACAAGAACCAACAGCACATCATCGTGGTACACCAATTACTGCTTCCCGACATCAGGTACAGAAGAAAGGGCTTATTACTATTATGATGATTATGATTTTGACAATAGCGGCAGTGTTGATTACAGTTACACTTCAGAAGGATTAACAGGTGAAGGAACTGCAACCGATAAAACATTGGGCATA from Bacteroidota bacterium includes:
- a CDS encoding type II secretion system F family protein, whose amino-acid sequence is MSETIDIRKIRRPRNASTDVQINISKGANFWDFLNKDIRLGNSKLSDKLKESFYLELWSLVDAGVDIKTALELVKQEQKKTKVRKVFEFVQNAIVSGALFSSALKDAKEFSAYEYYSVQIGEETGKLLKVLKELSTYFGKKIKQRRQIIGAITYPLVVLVIAFAAVSFMVAYVVPMFADTFKRFGSDLPAITKVVIAVSGFIKSFIGVFLLALFGVIIFCAWQSKNKWFRKISSVLLLKMPVMGKMVQQIYLSRFSNTLSLLIGAKIPLVQALQLTRQMISFYPIENSLNDIEEKILSGIAFHKSLACHAIYPSKMVSIVKVGEEVNQLELFFARLSEQYAAEVEYQATMLSKFIEPLIIVILGLIVGVILIAMYLPLFRLGQAF